The Aethina tumida isolate Nest 87 chromosome 5, icAetTumi1.1, whole genome shotgun sequence genomic sequence tttagaaattattttattgcaggCGAGGAATATTTACAACATGTCATGTATGAAAGGCTCACGAAATGCGAGGAACTAAAAACATCAGACATCAGACAGGAAGAAttccaaaaaaatgtaaattttggaTATGTTGAGGTGAGAATATGTGTTCTATTAATTCtgcattttgtttattgaatgTCTCCCACAGATTCCAACTGTTGCACCGCCAGACAAACAGTATCTGCCAACGGCAGAATGGAAAAAGGAAAAACTAGAAGAGTTTCTGAAGCTGAGGGAATCCCTGGAGGACAAATACGATTCAGATGACTGGATTAGCGGTTTTAAACAATCAGAATTCGTGCACATGTTCCGAATCCAGCCGCCTAAATTGTCGTACATAATAAAGGTTcatcaaaacaccaaaatcaaAATGCTGTCTGTCATCTCGAGTTACTTGGATAATTACAGCAAAGAATTGAATCCGAACGTGGGTGCTTGGATTTTGGCAATATTATCGCTTCTGGTTATGCCAATGATGCCAAAACACTACAACGTTGTCAGGGAATTGGCGAAAAAATGCGCCGCTATTAGACTGAGACTTCCTGAAAAGGCACCGAAGGAGTGGTACATTCCATACAACTATTTTGTGTGCATTGTCTCCACGTTCTTCCGACAAGCAGATCTT encodes the following:
- the LOC109596523 gene encoding gem-associated protein 2 → MSDFEYESDDCDSDSIVYDSDEESGMPKKAFHIQIPDDFDPNSIPTNGEEYLQHVMYERLTKCEELKTSDIRQEEFQKNVNFGYVEIPTVAPPDKQYLPTAEWKKEKLEEFLKLRESLEDKYDSDDWISGFKQSEFVHMFRIQPPKLSYIIKVHQNTKIKMLSVISSYLDNYSKELNPNVGAWILAILSLLVMPMMPKHYNVVRELAKKCAAIRLRLPEKAPKEWYIPYNYFVCIVSTFFRQADLADPV